The Actinopolyspora erythraea genome has a segment encoding these proteins:
- a CDS encoding ribose-5-phosphate isomerase, with product MTVAVAADNAGVELKKLLAEQLEGDSRVGEVLDYGVHDDSDDRAYPRLGLAAAEAVARGEADRAVLVCGTGIGMCVSANKVEGVRATVAHDSYSAERSIKSNDCQVLTMGARVIGPELARRLVDEWLGYSFDPSSASAAKVAYITDYEHQS from the coding sequence ATCACCGTGGCCGTGGCGGCCGACAACGCCGGTGTGGAACTCAAGAAGCTGCTCGCCGAACAGCTGGAGGGTGACTCCAGGGTGGGCGAGGTGCTGGACTACGGGGTGCACGACGACTCCGACGACCGGGCCTACCCCCGGCTGGGGCTGGCGGCGGCCGAAGCCGTGGCGCGCGGTGAGGCCGACCGGGCGGTGCTGGTCTGCGGCACCGGGATCGGCATGTGCGTCTCGGCCAACAAGGTCGAGGGAGTGCGCGCTACGGTCGCGCACGACTCCTATTCGGCGGAGCGCTCGATCAAGTCGAACGACTGCCAGGTGCTGACCATGGGAGCCAGGGTCATCGGGCCCGAGCTGGCCAGACGACTGGTCGACGAGTGGCTGGGCTATTCCTTCGACCCGTCCTCGGCGAGCGCGGCCAAGGTCGCCTACATAACCGACTACGAACACCAGAGCTGA
- a CDS encoding 2-hydroxyacid dehydrogenase, producing the protein MRVLAAGDNFVGPDLLETAVRSQVDDPEVGKLKLPWPVEPFGPVGGVEEASGTEQQVIEAVEGAEVCVTQMAPFTERVFAAAPSLKLVAVSRGGPVNVDLAAATRAGVSVTYAPGRNAAAAAEYAVGMILAAMRRIPDSDSELKRGEWRGDFYAYPETGIELEGSTVGLVGYGAIGSRVARVLRAFGAEVLVADPYTDPDKLRADGVEPVALEEMLPRCSVVSLHARLTPETKHLLDADRLALLPEGAVLVNTARGGLLDYRPLPGLLRDGKLGALALDVYDEEPPPPEWPLHGAPNLITTPHLAGATRQTAHRAAGIVAAEVGRYARGEPAAHLANPDVLGSET; encoded by the coding sequence GTGCGCGTGCTGGCAGCGGGAGACAACTTCGTCGGCCCGGACCTGCTCGAGACCGCGGTGCGTTCCCAGGTGGACGACCCGGAGGTCGGCAAGCTCAAACTTCCCTGGCCGGTCGAGCCGTTCGGCCCCGTCGGCGGGGTCGAGGAGGCCAGCGGAACCGAACAGCAGGTGATCGAGGCCGTCGAGGGCGCCGAGGTGTGCGTGACCCAGATGGCACCGTTCACCGAGCGGGTGTTCGCCGCCGCTCCCTCGCTGAAGCTGGTCGCCGTCTCGCGCGGCGGTCCGGTCAACGTGGACCTGGCGGCCGCTACGAGGGCGGGGGTCTCGGTGACCTACGCGCCGGGGCGCAACGCCGCCGCTGCCGCCGAGTACGCGGTCGGCATGATCCTGGCGGCGATGCGGCGCATCCCCGACTCCGACTCGGAGCTCAAGCGGGGCGAGTGGCGGGGCGACTTCTACGCCTACCCCGAGACGGGCATCGAGCTGGAGGGCAGCACGGTCGGCCTGGTCGGCTACGGCGCGATCGGCAGCAGGGTCGCCAGGGTGCTGCGCGCCTTCGGCGCCGAGGTGCTGGTGGCCGACCCCTACACCGACCCGGACAAGCTGCGGGCCGACGGGGTGGAGCCGGTCGCGCTGGAGGAGATGCTGCCGCGCTGTTCGGTGGTCAGCCTGCACGCCAGGCTCACCCCGGAGACCAAGCACCTGCTCGACGCCGACCGGCTGGCGCTGCTGCCCGAGGGAGCGGTGCTGGTCAACACCGCGAGGGGCGGGCTGCTCGACTACCGGCCGCTGCCCGGGCTGCTGCGTGACGGCAAGCTGGGCGCGCTGGCGCTGGACGTCTACGACGAGGAACCCCCGCCGCCCGAGTGGCCGCTGCACGGCGCGCCCAACCTCATCACCACCCCGCACCTGGCGGGGGCCACGCGGCAGACCGCGCACCGGGCCGCCGGGATCGTCGCTGCCGAGGTCGGGCGCTACGCGCGCGGCGAGCCGGCCGCGCACCTGGCCAACCCCGACGTCCTGGGGAGCGAGACATGA
- a CDS encoding FGGY-family carbohydrate kinase, producing the protein MITAVDIGTSLTKAAAFDDSGRVLVEASRHSRLEHHTDGRVEQDLDDVVSTVAAVVREVGERTGQRPRAVALTGQGDGLWLRDSAGRPVRRPISWMDGRAAPVVKRWQRDGVSRQVYDRTGNGLFPGAQGPLLAHLRDHEPESLREAAVAGYCVDSVLHVLTGEIGVDASDASVPFLDADTREYDEQALRACGLEEYRHLLPEPARPRQLFELGANGAELLGLPRGLPVTAGPFDLPACAVGGGLREFGDGLLIVGTTLACQVLTEVGKRRWQDEPSGMWLCTPEEDELLHGMPAMVGTASLDWVLELLGMEIGDLGGALETSPPGANDVSALPFLAPGGERSPFVDPRASGQLSGVRLGTSRSDVVRAVCESVAYAARHCFEAAGLDGKLVACGGGTRSHPWAQVFADVLGQPLHLPDDPGMGARGAAVTAARALGDEVDSGEWTLPLREVEPNPGVRERYEDGYRRYRETLDSMRELWRDWMG; encoded by the coding sequence ATGATCACCGCGGTCGACATCGGGACTTCGCTGACCAAGGCGGCGGCCTTCGACGACTCGGGTCGCGTGCTGGTCGAGGCGAGCAGGCACTCGCGCCTGGAGCACCACACCGACGGCAGGGTCGAACAGGACCTCGACGACGTCGTGTCCACTGTGGCCGCGGTGGTGCGCGAGGTGGGGGAGCGGACCGGGCAGCGGCCGCGCGCGGTGGCGCTGACCGGGCAGGGTGACGGGCTGTGGCTGCGGGACTCAGCCGGAAGGCCGGTCCGCCGGCCCATCTCGTGGATGGACGGTCGCGCCGCTCCCGTGGTGAAGCGGTGGCAGCGCGACGGGGTCAGCAGGCAGGTCTACGACCGCACCGGCAACGGGCTGTTCCCCGGTGCGCAGGGCCCCCTGCTGGCCCACCTCCGCGATCACGAGCCGGAGTCGCTGCGCGAGGCCGCGGTGGCCGGTTACTGCGTCGACTCGGTGCTGCACGTGCTGACCGGTGAGATCGGCGTGGACGCCTCGGACGCCTCCGTGCCGTTCCTGGACGCCGACACCAGGGAGTACGACGAGCAGGCGCTGCGGGCCTGCGGGCTTGAGGAGTACCGGCACCTGCTGCCCGAACCGGCCCGGCCGAGGCAGTTGTTCGAGCTCGGCGCCAACGGTGCCGAACTGCTCGGGTTACCCCGGGGGCTGCCGGTCACGGCGGGGCCGTTCGACCTGCCCGCCTGCGCCGTGGGCGGTGGGCTGCGCGAGTTCGGCGACGGGCTGCTGATCGTGGGGACCACGCTGGCCTGCCAGGTGCTGACCGAGGTGGGCAAGCGCCGCTGGCAGGACGAGCCGTCCGGGATGTGGCTGTGCACGCCCGAGGAGGACGAGCTGCTGCACGGCATGCCCGCGATGGTGGGCACGGCCAGCCTCGACTGGGTGCTGGAGCTGCTCGGGATGGAGATCGGCGACCTGGGTGGTGCGCTGGAGACCAGCCCGCCCGGCGCCAACGACGTCTCCGCACTGCCGTTCCTGGCTCCGGGCGGGGAGCGCTCGCCGTTCGTGGACCCGCGTGCCAGCGGACAGCTCAGCGGGGTGCGGCTGGGGACCAGCCGCAGCGACGTGGTGCGAGCGGTCTGCGAGAGCGTCGCCTACGCGGCGCGGCACTGCTTCGAGGCGGCCGGGCTGGACGGCAAGCTGGTGGCCTGCGGCGGTGGCACGCGTTCGCACCCCTGGGCGCAGGTGTTCGCCGACGTGCTGGGACAGCCGCTGCACCTGCCGGACGACCCCGGCATGGGTGCCAGAGGGGCGGCCGTGACGGCCGCCCGCGCGCTGGGCGACGAGGTGGACTCGGGCGAGTGGACGCTGCCGCTGCGCGAGGTCGAGCCCAACCCGGGGGTGCGTGAGCGCTACGAGGACGGCTACCGCCGCTACCGCGAGACCCTGGACAGCATGCGCGAGCTCTGGCGCGACTGGATGGGCTGA
- a CDS encoding SagB/ThcOx family dehydrogenase — MANTVVGSESDAPFVLFTGYPESDRILLPRPRCPELATPYDEVLYARRTCRGHTEEPVPLEVLSTLLATVFAPVDYIDCGRCALFRRTSPAGGARQELDAYVAIRNVTGVRPGTYHYNLREHSLELLSEGFTSEEATHFCADQEWARGAAFLVVLSAVVDRMLSKYPTPRSYRVMLLDAGHLGQTFALTATALGLGPAQTGAFHDSVVAERLGLDNIGSPPLYVLAAGYPALEQTAAPPVAGVETFRRTDLGGVATESG, encoded by the coding sequence TTGGCGAACACCGTGGTGGGCAGTGAATCCGATGCTCCCTTCGTGCTGTTCACCGGTTATCCGGAGTCCGACCGGATTCTGCTGCCCCGGCCGCGCTGCCCGGAGCTCGCCACCCCCTACGACGAGGTGCTGTACGCGCGCCGCACCTGCCGGGGCCACACCGAGGAACCGGTACCGCTCGAGGTGTTGAGCACGCTGCTCGCCACGGTGTTCGCCCCGGTGGACTACATCGACTGCGGGCGCTGCGCGCTGTTCCGCCGCACGAGTCCCGCGGGCGGGGCTCGCCAGGAGCTGGACGCCTACGTGGCGATCCGCAACGTCACCGGGGTGAGGCCGGGGACGTACCACTACAACCTCAGGGAGCACTCGCTGGAACTGCTCTCCGAGGGCTTCACCTCGGAGGAGGCGACCCACTTCTGCGCGGACCAGGAGTGGGCGCGTGGCGCGGCGTTCCTGGTGGTGCTCAGCGCGGTGGTCGACCGGATGCTGAGCAAGTACCCCACGCCGCGCTCCTACCGCGTGATGCTGCTCGACGCGGGGCACTTGGGGCAGACCTTCGCGCTGACCGCCACCGCCCTGGGGCTCGGACCAGCGCAGACCGGGGCGTTCCACGACTCGGTCGTCGCGGAGCGGCTGGGCCTGGACAACATCGGCAGCCCCCCGCTCTACGTGCTGGCGGCCGGGTACCCGGCCCTCGAGCAGACCGCGGCGCCACCGGTGGCCGGGGTGGAGACCTTCCGGCGCACCGACCTCGGCGGAGTCGCCACGGAGTCCGGCTGA